AAAGGCAGATCCTTGTTGGCCTTGAGCCTGCGGACGACTTCGAGCCCGTCCATCTTGGGCATCATGACGTCGAGCAGAATCAGGTCAGGAATCCACCTCGCCGTGGTGTCGAGCGCCTCCTGGCCGTCGCTCGCACCCAGCACGTCATAACCCCGCGCCTCCAGCCGGGCGCGGAGAACCTCAACGTTGTCCTCGTGGTCATCGACCACAAGGATACGTTTTTTAATATCCTCCTGGCCAGCGTCCTCAGTGGCCATTCTTGCCGCCGAGGAATCGCTGCACTTCAGCGACTACCGCCCGGGGCTCGCACGGCTTGGCAAGGTATCCGTCACAACCAACCTCGAACGCCTTCTCGCGATCCGATGCCAGGGCGTGAGCGGTCAACGCGATGATCGGGATGTGTCGGGTCGCGGGGTCGTGCTTGAGAACCTGCGTCGCCTCCCAGCCATCGATGATCGGTATGGAGATATCCATCAGTATGAGGTCAGGCATTGCCGACCTCGCCTTGGATATACCTTCTTCACCGTTCCATGCCTCGGTTACCTCGTAGCCGAAGTGCTTGAGAATGGTGGAATACACGATTCGGTTGTCTTCGTTATCCTCAACAAGCAGAATCATTTTACCAGACTCGCTCATCGTCTTCCTCGCATAAGTATTGCAAGCTTCCCAACGGAAGCAAATACCTTACCACCCAATCCTACAGCCATGTACTCGCCACCTTCAGACTCCCTGGTTACTCCACGGCCATCCGCGCAACGCCCACTTGGGAAGCCATACAAATCGACCCCTGATGTGCAGTCTGTGAGTCTCCTCGGGCTCGGAATTGTCATCGGTGTGGTGCTTGGCGCCGGGGTTGCTCTGCTCACTGCTCCGCAAAGTGGCGAAGACACTCGCGCTTCGCTGACCCGGCGTGTGCGCAGGGCAAGTGGCGAGCCTTCAGGAATCTGGGAGCGGCTGGGACGAGAGATGAAGCGGGCGGCAACACTTAAACGCAAAGAG
Above is a window of Gemmatimonadaceae bacterium DNA encoding:
- a CDS encoding response regulator; this translates as MSESGKMILLVEDNEDNRIVYSTILKHFGYEVTEAWNGEEGISKARSAMPDLILMDISIPIIDGWEATQVLKHDPATRHIPIIALTAHALASDREKAFEVGCDGYLAKPCEPRAVVAEVQRFLGGKNGH
- a CDS encoding YtxH domain-containing protein encodes the protein MSLLGLGIVIGVVLGAGVALLTAPQSGEDTRASLTRRVRRASGEPSGIWERLGREMKRAATLKRKERELASARGGADAGKAGT